CCAAGGTCATCGAGGCCGTGCGCCAGCTGCGTGGCGAGGCCCATCCGGCGGTGCAGGTGCCCGACTGCCGCCTCGCGCTCGCGCACGGCACCGGCGGCCTGCTGGGCGCCCGCCACGGCAGCGCCACCCTCATCCTGGAACGTGAATAACGCCGACGCCGCGTCGGCCCGCATTCGGACATCGCCATGACGACTCCTCACACCCCCATCCCGTACAACCCGCCCATCGAGCACGCCGACAATGCCGAATTCTGGGCCGCCGCCCGCGAAGGCCGCCTGCTGGTGAAGCATTGCGACAGCTGCGGCAAGCCGCACTGGTATCCCCGCCCGCTGTGCCCGTTCTGCATGGGCACCACACACTGGAAGGCATCCAGCGGGCGCGGCACGATCTACTCGTTCAGTGTGACGCGCCGCGCCGGCCCCACGCCGTACTGCATCGCCTACGTGAAGCTCGACGAAGGCGTGACGCTGATGAGCCATATCGTCGACTGCGATCTCGACGCCGTGCGCATCGGCCAGAAAGTGGTACTGCGCTTCGCGCCATCCGAAGGCGGCGCGCCGGTGCCGACCTTCACGCTGGCCTGATCCCGAAGGCGGCGCCAGCCGCGCCGCCATCCCCTCCGACGGGTGATCCATGACTACTGCAAACTCCCTTTCCTGCCTGCTGAACCCGCGTTCGGTCGCCATCATCGGCGCGTCGAACGACCCTGACCGCATCGGCGGAAAGCCGATCTCCACCATGCTGGCAACCGGCTATGCCGGCCGCATCATGCCGGTCAACCCGAATCGCCGCGAAGTGCAGGGACTCGAAGCCTGGCCTTCCGTTGCCGACCTGCCCGAAGTGCCCGACGTTGCCGTCGTCGCCGTTCCCGCCGAGCAGGTCCGGGGCGTGATCGCCCAGCTCGCGGAGCGCGGCGTGCCGGTTGCCATCCTGTTCAGCGCCGGCTTCGCCGAAGTCGGCGGCGCGGGCGTCGCCATGCAGGACGAACTGGTAGCCACCGCGCGCCGCGGCGGCATGCGCCTGCTCGGGCCGAACTCGCTCGGCTGCGTGAATCTGCACACGGGCTTCGTCGGCAGCTTCACCACGCAGGCCCGGCTTGACGGCGTGTTCCCCGGCAATGTCGCCGTCATCAGCCAGTCGGGCGCCTACGGCAGCCACCTGGTATCGACTTTGGTGGACGCGGGCGTGGGCCTGTCCAGCGTCGTCATGACCGGCAACGAAGCCGATGTGTCGCTGGCCGACGTCGTGCGCCTGATGGTGGACGATCCGAATACCGGCGTGATCGCCCTGTATTCGGAAGGCATCCATGACGGCGACGGCCTGGCGGAGGCGCTCAAGGCCGCCCGCGCGGCGCGCAAGCCGGTGGTGATGATGAAGGTCGGCCGCAGCGAGGTCGGCAGCGCGGCAGCGCAATCGCACACGGCATCGATCGCCGGCAACGATGCCGTGGTGGACGCCGTGCTGGAAGAACTCGGCGTGGTGCGTGCCTACACCACCGAGCAGATGCTCGACATCGTGCGCCTGGCCGTGCGCGGCATCTTCCCGGCGGACAATACGCTGGGCGTGGTGACCCTCAGCGGCGGCGCGGGCGTCATCATCTCCGACGCCGCCGAGGAATACGGCCTGCCCGTGCCGGAAATGCCCGCCGCCGCGCAGGCCCGCATGCTGGAGCGCCTGCCCATCTGCTCGCCACGCAACCCCGTCGATACCACGGGCCAGTTCCTCAATGACCCGACGCTGGTGCAGCCTTTCCTGGAGATGATGCTGGACGAAGGCGGCTACCGCTCGATCGTCGCCTTCTTCAGCTATGTCGCCACGCTGCCCGCCGTGGCGCCGATGCTGCGCGAACAGCTCTCGCGCGCCCGTGAGCGCTTCCCCGACCGGCTCTACGTGCTGGTGACGCGCGGCGCGCGCGAGGCGATCCGCGAGTACGAAGCCGCCGGCTTCACCGTGTTCGAGGACCCGAGCCGCGCCGTCGCCGCCATCGCCGCCATGGGCCGCTTCGGCCGGGCCTTCGCCGCAGCGC
This genomic interval from Cupriavidus oxalaticus contains the following:
- a CDS encoding Zn-ribbon domain-containing OB-fold protein; translated protein: MTTPHTPIPYNPPIEHADNAEFWAAAREGRLLVKHCDSCGKPHWYPRPLCPFCMGTTHWKASSGRGTIYSFSVTRRAGPTPYCIAYVKLDEGVTLMSHIVDCDLDAVRIGQKVVLRFAPSEGGAPVPTFTLA
- a CDS encoding acetate--CoA ligase family protein, whose amino-acid sequence is MTTANSLSCLLNPRSVAIIGASNDPDRIGGKPISTMLATGYAGRIMPVNPNRREVQGLEAWPSVADLPEVPDVAVVAVPAEQVRGVIAQLAERGVPVAILFSAGFAEVGGAGVAMQDELVATARRGGMRLLGPNSLGCVNLHTGFVGSFTTQARLDGVFPGNVAVISQSGAYGSHLVSTLVDAGVGLSSVVMTGNEADVSLADVVRLMVDDPNTGVIALYSEGIHDGDGLAEALKAARAARKPVVMMKVGRSEVGSAAAQSHTASIAGNDAVVDAVLEELGVVRAYTTEQMLDIVRLAVRGIFPADNTLGVVTLSGGAGVIISDAAEEYGLPVPEMPAAAQARMLERLPICSPRNPVDTTGQFLNDPTLVQPFLEMMLDEGGYRSIVAFFSYVATLPAVAPMLREQLSRARERFPDRLYVLVTRGAREAIREYEAAGFTVFEDPSRAVAAIAAMGRFGRAFAAAPAAPAPTVPAVTLPARTPTEAQAKALLAEAGIASAPERTCATGDAAVLAAREIGFPVVMKILSPDILHKSEIGGVLLDVRDEAAVRAGFDTLLERARQAAPDARIEGVLVAKQLSGGVECIMGINRDPVFGPIAMFGLGGVFVEVLKDVVFHRCPFGEDVAEQMIRSIKGAPLLLGARGRPVADIPALARTLSRLSAFAAAAGPRLQSVDLNPVFAMPAGEGAYAADAVIEIGEEGV